ATCCGTTGTGAGCTCCTTATGGGAAGGCTTGGGGCTGCCACCATTGGGACGAGAACTGCGAACAAAGCACTCCAAGGAAGAGGAGCAAGTGCCATCTTGGGTCAACGACAGACGGGGGCTACTCCAAGCCACCGGAGCCAATGTCAAGGCGGATGCGGTGGTGGCTAAAGACGGAAGTGGAAAGTACAAGACAATCACGGAAGCCCTTCGAGATGTCCCAAAGAAGAGCAATAAAACCTTTGTCATTTATATCAAGGAAGGAGTTTATGAAGAGCAAGTAATGGTTGACAAAAAGACGACCTACGTCATGATGATCGGAGATGGCCCGACTAAGACCAAGATCACTGCTAGAGAAAACTTTGCTGATGGAACATCCACATTCAAAACTGCTACCGTTTGTAAGTTTCCTATAATCATATTCATACAAATTCAGTTTATAATCATATTCATACAAACTCTAACAAGCGAATTTAACATGATTTCATATTCTTAACAGCCGTAATTGGAACCAACTTCATCGGAAAAGATTTGTGGTTCGAGAACTCAGCTGGGGCTATAAAGCACCAAGCTGTTGCACTCCGAGTTCAATCTGACATGTCAATCTTCTATAATTGTCGAATGGACGGCTATCAAGATACTCTCTACACTCATGCCCACCGTCAGTTCTATCGAGACTGCACCATCACTGGCACCATCGACTTCATTTTTGGCAATGCCGCCGTCGTGTTACAAAATTGTAAGATCTTCGTGAGGAAGCCATTGGAAAATCAAAAATGCATTGTCACAGCCCAAGGCCGAACCCAAAAGAAAGAGCCCACTGCTATTATCCTCCAGAACTGCGTCATCTCTTCCGACCCCGAATACTTCCCTGTCCGCCATATCAACAAGGCCTATCTTGGTCGTCCATGGAAAGCATATTCAAGAACGATCATCATGGAATCTCAAATTGATGACTTGATCCAACCTGAAGGGTGGCTTCCATGGATGGGAAATTTTGCTCTCAATACTCTATTTTACTCGGAGTTCAATAATAGGGGACCTGGTGCATCAACGAAAGATCGAGTCAAGTGGAAGGGAATTAAACAGATCACAGCGAAGCATGCCCTTGATTTTACTCCTGCTTTGTTTATTCGTGGTAATCCCTGGATTAAGCCCACCGGAGTTCCATATAGTTCAGGCATGATGAAGGCCTAATCTAAAacaaagagaggaagagagttgtttctctatttatatttaaaaagattgagcatatgaattttgaataaaaagatttttccCTCTAATTGATCAATTAGAGGTTTgtcacatttttgtttttttgatttGATCTCTCTTCTTGATATgactttgtgttttttttaagccCATTACCCCATcgatggattttttttagcCCTAAACATTTGCTACTGTTCTCTTGTTTTGAGTTATGTATCACAAGCACAAAGGCTaaagctcagttggtagagcacCTTGTTGACACGGGTGTCaatgtttttcaaaaagtACATCATGTAATAAAAAAGATGTACAACGGTATCTAATATAAgtttttttactctttctATTGATTTTCTATCTTTTCCATCCACTCtatatttatctatatttatttcattttttttattgtaattctatatttatctAATTAGACTAGTAATGGAATGGTAAGTCTGATTTTTGGTTTCTAGTTTGATTTTATTAGTAGTCATGATTGGCGCTAGAGTACTCACTATGCATAGGATCTACTAAGGTGAAAAGACAGGATCTATTCCGACGAAATGTTATTGATTTTGGGAGGACTATAAGGAGGAGGACAACATACCCACTCACAATCTACTACAGGGAAAGTAGCTTGATTGGTTGAGGATCCGAACAAAATCgatgaaatggaagagattCGAGTGAATGGAAAggaactatttattttaaatactttctACCCACCGCATTAGTAATTCCAggaactatttattttaaatactttctACCCACCGCATTAGTAATTCcatcaattataaaaaaaaaataagtctgGATATCTATTTTATCGAAACTATTACTTTTGGGTttagagtttagggtttatgatttaagatttaggtattttttgGTTTAGAGTTTAGAATTtaggatttagggtttaaatatttttaggtttagggtttagggtttagggtttagatattttttggtttagggtttaggatttagggtttagggtttagatattttttgatttagggtttaaggtttagggtttagggtattttttggtttagggtttagggtttagagtttacatcaacaatattattttttgtgcCATTGTCTCTACCGCTATTGGATTGCACATTTACTCGATTTGAGAAGGTTATAcaaaagtttttattatttaaccatCTGAACTATTTATGAGTTTTATATgaactttttttgtttttttcaaaaaccatAGTGCAAAATTCAGACACACTTTCAGTTAACGAGACGGTGAAAAAgggaaatttaaaaactattaaaaatattttaagttggaagcccaaaattatttaatggaCAGTCCGGCCCAACTAGAACTCGGAAAAGCCCAAACTTTTATAGAAGGCCGAGCCCCGGCCCAACAATTACACTAGAAGAATCCCAAAAGTTCGTAAAAGGACTGAGTTCCGGCCCAAAAGCTTATATAAGGACAAGAGCCGGCCCAACAATTACACTCGAAAGCCCAAAAGTATATAGCAGGCCGAGAGTCCCGGCCCAAAAATTACACTAGGAAAAGCccaaacatttataaaaggCCGGAAACTGGCCCAACAACTAAACTCCACGAAGCCCAAAGCTTTATAGAAGGCCGAGAGTCAAGGCCCAAAACATACACTAAAGAAGCCCAAATATTACACTCGAAGAAGcccaaatatatatagaagGACTACAGTCCTGGcccaataattaatattattatttaatcaacttcaataaaaattaatgttaaattagTAGTAGAATACAATTCTacgaattatttaaaaaaaattaaataagaatttttAGCATAACTAAAGAAACAAATCGCCATATTTTCAACtcaatcaatttttatattaatttcatcTGAGTTAATTAACTTCTACAAAATAACTAATAATTACTccgaaaaaaaattaatttaattatttagcaTAACCACGGAAGATTTTGAACACAAAATTCgcaaaaattaactaaatttcatcttaattttagaaataatcatttttcatctaaatttaggaaaaatcataattttaataaataattttatttaggaGTTCTGTTAAAATCTTTGCATATAAAAAGAGTCCATTTgttgaacaaaaacaaatcaagcAGCAACTTCCTATTTTCAAATAgcaagttaaaaaataaataaaaaagaaaaaacagctTGAAGATTGTACCGGAGAAACATGGCATATGATGGCGGTGGATGCAAGATCAATAAGACTGCTGCCCTGATTGGGTTGTTATCTCTGTTTGTAGTTGCGATGGTTAATGGTGTCAATGGCGCGGAAGAGCACTCTGAGAGGTCTAGCGCCATTAAGACTCTTTGTGAACCCACTGATTATCGCCATACTTGCGAGGAAGCCTTGGCGAAGTCCAAAACGGACTCAGAAGACCCACGTGAGCTAATCAAGGCAAGCTTCCATTACGTAGTTGAGCAGATCAAATCTGCCATTAAAAGTTCCACAACCCTGAAAGAAACTGCCAATGACCCCATGGCCAAGAAGGCGCTTGACGATTGCAGCGAACTCATGGATTACGCCATTGACGATCTTCTATTATCCTTTGATAAAATCACTGAGACTTTTGATTTCAGTAAAATGGATGATTACATTGAGGATCTTAGGATTTGGTTGAGTGGTGCATTGACGTATCAAGTAACTTGCTTAGATGGGTTTGAGAATGTTACCGGTGATACTGGTGAAAAGATGAAGCACTTGTTGAAGATGTCACAAGAAATGACTGCCAATGCGATTGAGATGGTGGGTGAAGTTAAATCCGTTGTGAGCTCCTTATGGGATAGCTTGGGACTGCCACCATTGGGACGAGAACTGCGAACAGCGGAATCCAGGGAAGAGGAGGAACTTCCATCTTGGGTCAACGACAGACGGGGGCTACTCCAAACCACCGGAGCCAATGTCAAGGCGGATGTCGTGGTGGCTAAAGACGGAAGTGGAAAGTACAAGACAATAACTCAAGCCCTTCAAGATGTCCCAAAGAAAAGCAATAAGACCTTTGTCATTTATATCAAGGAAGGAGTTTATGAAGAGCAAGTAAAGGTCGAGAAAAAGATGACCTATGTCATGATGATCGGAGATGGCCCGACTAAGACCAAGATCACTGCTAGAGAAAACTTTGCTGATGGAACATCCACATTCAAAACTGCTACCGTTTGTAAGTTTCCTATAATCATATTCATACAAATTCAGTTTATAATCATATTCATACAAATTCAACAACCGAATTTAACATGATTTCATATTCTTAACAGCGGTGATTGGAACCAACTTCATCGGAAAAGACTTGTGGTTCGAGAACTCAGCTGGAGCTATAAAGCACCAAGCTGTTGCACTCCGAGTTCAATCTGACATGTCAATCTTCTATAATTGTCGAATGGACGGCTATCAAGATACTCTCTACACTCATGCCCACCGTCAGTTCTATCGAGACTGCACCATCACTGGCACCATCGACTTCATTTTTGGCAATGCCGCCGTCGTGTTACAAAATTGTAAGATCTTCGTGAGGAAGCCATTGGAAAATCAAAAATGCATTGTCACAGCCCAAGGCCGAACCCAAAAGAAAGAGCCCACTGCTATTATCCTCCAGAACTGCGTCATCTCTTCCGACCCCGAATACTTCCCTGTCCGCCATATCAACAAGGCCTATCTTGGTCGTCCATGGAAAGCATATTCAAGAACGATCATCATGGAATCTCAAATTGATGACTTGATCCAACCTGAAGGGTGGCTTCCATGGATGGGAAATTTTGCTCTCAATACTCTATTTTACTCGGAGTTCAATAATAGGGGACCTGGTGCATCAACGAAAGATCGAGTCAAGTGGAAGGGAATTAAACAGATCACAGCGAAGCATGCCCTTGATTTTACTCCTGCTTTGTTTATTCGTGGTAATCCCTGGATTAAGCCCACCGGAGTTCCATATAGTTCAGGCATGATGAAGGcctaatctaaaaaataaagagaggaagagagtTGTTTCTCCATTTATATTTAGAAAGATTGAGCAtatgaattttgaataaagATTTTTCCCTCAAATTTACGAGgtttttcaaatgttttttttatccttttagaTAACATTAGATAATATCTTTCACTAAATTGACCAATGtcggactcactcccaataattctcaactcatttgttttaattttaccattatttgaagttgtttttcaataaatttttatcattaattttaaccCATTTATTgaactattattttttaattaattaattttcatatagaaatttgaaaatttttaaataataattaaattagagtTAAAAGTTgttggaaattttttaaaaaagtaatctCACATTTGTTTTATCAAAATACCGTTTTTATATTGAATactgaaaatatttaaagttgtAAGCCCAAAAATTTTAGAGGACTGAGTCGAAAAAGCCCAAAAGTTTATAGAAGGCCGATAGTTCCGGCCCAAAATATTACGAAGCCCAAAAGTTTGTAGAATGACTAGTTCCGAAAGTCCGGCCCAACTTGTACTCGGAAAGGCCCAAACTTTTATAGAAGGCCCAGAGTCCTGGCCCAGAAATTACGAAGCCCAAACGTATGTAGAAGGACTAGAGTCCTGAGAGTCCGGCCCAACTTGAACTCGGAAAAGCCCAAAACTTTATAGAAGGCCGAGAGTTACACTCTGAAAAGCCCAAAAGTTTATAGCAGGCCGAGAGTACCGGCCCAAGCGGAAGGCCCAAACATTGCGAAGCCGAAAATTTATAGAAGGCCGAGAGTTACGGCCCAACAATTACACTcggaaaagcccaaaagttTATGGAAGGCCGAGAGTGGCAGGTTAACAAACGCACGAAAAGCCCGAAATCTTTACCGCATCATTTCCATCGGCTTTGTTTGCGAGCGAGCGGGAAAGCGACCAACGgaacaaatttgaatcttgTTCAGTCCCAAATCGGCAGAGCAACAGGAAACTAAGAACAGTACTGGGCAATTGATTAGCTTTTTTCGTCTTCTCTTCATTTCGAGCGCTATCTTCAGGTAAATTTAAGTGTTCTTCCAAAGGCTGTcagatttttctttcaaattgcaATCCCTAGGACTCCATTTGAAGTTACAGCACCAACATAGCAAAGCGGCGTTTCAATTTTGGATCTCAAGATGACTAGTAAATCCGGCGGTGGTGGAGAGACTGCTTTCCACTTGCTGCAGCCGGAGCGTGACCTTCGGTTGAATTGGGAAGTGGACCTCGCCGAGAAGCTCGAAAGTTATCTGTTGCAGATTTGCTCCGGTGAGTTTCAGTCCGGCGAAGATGAGAACCACGTTTCTGTCAATTTTGCTGAAGGTCAGCGTCCTCTTCTGTCTTAGGTCATTGATGTTTTGAATTGTGAAAGATTGGATGTTTCTGACTGTGTTGTTTTCGAATTTTTTCTGGAGGGTGTAGCTGCTTTGCTTCTTCAAGGTTCGATTCAAGTGTATAGTCGTAAGGTTGAATACCTTTACTCGTTAGTTTTGCGAGTTTTGGAGTTCCTTTCTGAAAAAAGGTTTGATTGTTGTATTCAATTTAGCTTTTTAATTAGTGCTCGATATGTGGATATTAGAAATCTGGCACCTAATTGTATAAATTCTCATGGTTTGAGTATTGCGAGTGAGATCCcgggttggagagaggaacaaatcatttttttataagggtgtgggaatCAATCCCTAGcatagtattttaaaatcgtgaggctgacatcGATACATAACGTGTCAAAgccgacaatatctactaaggGTGGACTCGGGATTTatgttgttataaatgatatcaaggCATACAattgagcggtgtgccaacaaggacgttgggtctccaagggaggtgaattgtgagatctcacatcggttggagaggagaatgaagcattttttataagggtgtggaaacctctcccgaatatgcatgttttaaaattgtgaggctgacggcgatacgtaccAGGCCAAAGCGGAGAAGTTATTGCTTGAGATTGTGCtgtgttattttctttcttttagtcattttcattactttttaattcaaacaGGCAGCAGGATAATTTGGAAGGAACACCAACCGAAGCTGAACATGATGGTTCTCATAAAATTGCCGAGGATGAAAACGACCTATACTGGGTTTCAGAGGATGTGGCTGGTAGCTTATCAATTCATGGCATTGTAAAACTAGTGGaacattcaaataaaatgatgtttcatgttataattcaaatatactCATTGCAGTTGACCAAAAGAATAGCTTGGAGAGCACCAAAGAAGATGCTTGGTTACATCAAACTGTAAAGCCTCCAGCAAATTTAGTTGTTCTTGAAGGCGACTGCTTGGATGCATCTGGTGACAATGGGGAACTAGATTCATATCTGGTAATTAGTTGCTATAAGCAATTAACTTCTTTACTGTTTATagcatttgaaaattaatcATAACTTGTTTTAATCATTCAGTTGGCCACCGCTAGTGATATTTTCCAAGACTTTATTCTCTTAGATCCATGTGATGCTGAAGCAGTTCAAGATTTTCTGAATGGTGGTAATAAGTTTGGTCAAAGCCATAATGGTGGATGTCGGGGCAGCTCGACCCGCCGGGGTTATCAGTCGCCGTCCTCTAGACGATCTGGAGGACATATGCAGAAGTCATCTATAGGAAAGACTCAGTGTGCTAATAATGTTCAATCAACGCCTTCAGATCCTCCATTTTGTGATAATTTTGCTGATGAAAATCATGAATTTGATATGGATATTGGAAATTCAGAACCAGATGATTCAAATGACtctgatgatgatgatgatgatgatgatcctTGGAAGCCTTTGAATCCACATGAACCAGGAgatttaaaagtaaaaccatTTAGGAAAGGTTGTTGTCTTGTTGACCCATTTCTACTTGCATTCATTTGCTATTAATCTATGCTTAGAACCAACGTTTTTTGTCTGTTCTTACTGTCTGGCAGTCAaagctttcaaaaaaaattatgtcaaTTCTGTTAAGCATGAGTCTGTAGCTGCTTTGTTTCCACTAGCAAAACTACATGGCCCAATTAGTCCAGAGTTCGCAAAGATTTGGGAAGAACAGAACCATAGATTTGATACACATAAAGAATCCAATTCTGCTCTGTTATATGAAAAGGTACAGTTTTTTGCGGCTTGTTGCTATTAATCAAGTATTTCTTATGGTTGATGAGAGACAAGTGACACTAGCTATTGTGACTCCAGCTGCGAAATTCACTTATCTATGAAGGTCTTAGAAGTTGTGATTCCCCTTCTGATGTAGAACATGCCAATATTGATACTGGTTTTGAAGATGCCAATTCCCCTGAGACTGATGATCCCGACAATCACTATATGGATGAGGACATGTGTTTTGGGAATGAAAAGGTTGAGTCAAGTCTAGAACATGTTCTTGTGGTGCGGTGACTATTGTCCTGaattgttttttgttgttaaCTCATGGCTTTTATGCAGCATGATGCTTCTCATTTTGATAATGGTGAAGCATATGAACCTGAAATTCCAGATTGTCGATCAACTCTAGAAGATCTTTGTCGCTCTCATCTTGTAAGTGCTGACTGTGAATTTCTCACTGCATTTTTCCACGTTTTTTTTCACTTGCATCTGTTCGTTTACATTTTCTTGATGATCTGGAATATCTTGTGTGGTTATGGAGCCCATGTGGAACACACTCATCTACTCATCAAGTGTAACTTGTTCAAGTTCTTAACACTTGGGCACGTGGGTAAGTTTGGGTTTGTTCATCTGTGGTAGAATTTGTTCTAATAGATTTATAAGGGGTTAGGAATAACGACTctctataatggtatgatattgtccattttgagcataagatctcatggctttgctttcgACTCCGTCAAAAGGTcgcataccaatgaagatgtatttcttacttataaactcgatcattcccttaattagccaacgtgggactccctcccaacaatcctcatcATAAGGTAGCtataacgacccaagcccactgctagcaaggttttttaaacgcgtatgctaaggagaggttccacacccatataaaggatgcttcgttctcttctctcatcgatgtgggatctcacagtagcTATGCACGTGCACTTAAATGTCTTCAAAAAAATGAGATATTATGCACTTTATTCTAGTTGATAGACTGGCAGAAATGCTTGGAATTTATAACAGTGAAGAGTACAAAACTTGGAAGTCCACATCCACTTATGCAAATCCTGCCTTGTTTTTTTAGGACGCTCTCCTTGCACGCTTTTCTGAGACTGAGAAGCAGACAGAAATGGCCTCTCGAGTGTCTACATGGAAGCAGAACATTGAACACAACATGGAAGAGCAAGTAATGATATCTAATGTTTCTTCTGCTACCTCAGTTCTAATTTGTCGTGTGCATAGCCGATACTCAGTTCTTCTGTTTATGTGATAGGACAAACACCCTCCATTTGATATTCATGAATATGGCAAAGTGATTGTTGAAGAATTATCTGGTGAAGCTGACAAAGGAGGAGGTGTCATGTCTTTTTCTGATGTTGTTGAAGGGCAGGAGAAGTACAATGTGGCACGAAGCTTTTCCGCTCTACTTCAATTGGTGATCTTCTAAACAAACATCATAGAAAGCTTATAATTTCTATGAATCTTTCTTAGGTTCATGAAAATTTGAGTTGATTGATCATCTTCAGGTGAACAATGGAGATGTGGAGCTGGAAAAGAGTGGTGTTCATGGGGAATCGATTTGCTATACTTCTGTGAATCCATTCCATGTTAAGCTTATACCCCATAAACGGGTCGATAAAACACAACATCAAAACTCAAGAAAGAGACCCACATCCCCAGATAAGAGTAGAAATACTCTCAACGGATCTAGGACGAGGGACTTGTCACAACAGAATCACAAACTTCCTGCAAAACTGGGAAAGGTTGGGGGCCTTAAGTGCAGTCCGGAAGGCAAGAGGAGACGAAGATCTCGATTGGTCAAACCGGTTGATTGAACAAGCTACCGGATGACAATAATCGAATGTACAGGTTAGTC
This portion of the Cucurbita pepo subsp. pepo cultivar mu-cu-16 chromosome LG08, ASM280686v2, whole genome shotgun sequence genome encodes:
- the LOC111800041 gene encoding pectinesterase-like, translated to MAYDGGGCKINKTAALIGLLSLFVVAMVNGVNGAEEHSERSSAIKTLCEPTDYRHTCEEALAKSKTDSEDPRELIKASFHYVVEQIKSAIKSSTTLKETANDPMAKKALDDCSELMDYAIDDLLLSFDKITETFDFSKMDDYIEDLRIWLSGALTYQVTCLDGFENVTGDTGEKMKHLLKMSQEMTANAIEMVGEVKSVVSSLWDSLGLPPLGRELRTAESREEEELPSWVNDRRGLLQTTGANVKADVVVAKDGSGKYKTITQALQDVPKKSNKTFVIYIKEGVYEEQVKVEKKMTYVMMIGDGPTKTKITARENFADGTSTFKTATVSVIGTNFIGKDLWFENSAGAIKHQAVALRVQSDMSIFYNCRMDGYQDTLYTHAHRQFYRDCTITGTIDFIFGNAAVVLQNCKIFVRKPLENQKCIVTAQGRTQKKEPTAIILQNCVISSDPEYFPVRHINKAYLGRPWKAYSRTIIMESQIDDLIQPEGWLPWMGNFALNTLFYSEFNNRGPGASTKDRVKWKGIKQITAKHALDFTPALFIRGNPWIKPTGVPYSSGMMKA
- the LOC111799846 gene encoding condensin-2 complex subunit H2-like, which gives rise to MTSKSGGGGETAFHLLQPERDLRLNWEVDLAEKLESYLLQICSGEFQSGEDENHVSVNFAEAALLLQGSIQVYSRKVEYLYSLVLRVLEFLSEKRQQDNLEGTPTEAEHDGSHKIAEDENDLYWVSEDVAVDQKNSLESTKEDAWLHQTVKPPANLVVLEGDCLDASGDNGELDSYLLATASDIFQDFILLDPCDAEAVQDFLNGGNKFGQSHNGGCRGSSTRRGYQSPSSRRSGGHMQKSSIGKTQCANNVQSTPSDPPFCDNFADENHEFDMDIGNSEPDDSNDSDDDDDDDDPWKPLNPHEPGDLKVKPFRKVKAFKKNYVNSVKHESVAALFPLAKLHGPISPEFAKIWEEQNHRFDTHKESNSALLYEKLRNSLIYEGLRSCDSPSDVEHANIDTGFEDANSPETDDPDNHYMDEDMCFGNEKHDASHFDNGEAYEPEIPDCRSTLEDLCRSHLDALLARFSETEKQTEMASRVSTWKQNIEHNMEEQDKHPPFDIHEYGKVIVEELSGEADKGGGVMSFSDVVEGQEKYNVARSFSALLQLVNNGDVELEKSGVHGESICYTSVNPFHVKLIPHKRVDKTQHQNSRKRPTSPDKSRNTLNGSRTRDLSQQNHKLPAKLGKVGGLKCSPEGKRRRRSRLVKPVD
- the LOC111800040 gene encoding pectinesterase-like, producing MAYDGGGCKTNKVVALVGLLSLFVVVMVNGVNGAEEHSERSSAIKTLCEPTDYRHTCEEALVKSKTDSQDPRELIKAGFHYVVEQIKSAIKNSKTLKETASDPKAKKALDDCSELMDYAIDDLLLSFDKITETFDFSKMDDYIEDLRIWLSGALTYQVTCLDGFENVTGDTGEKMKHLLKLSQEMTANALEMVGEVKSVVSSLWEGLGLPPLGRELRTKHSKEEEQVPSWVNDRRGLLQATGANVKADAVVAKDGSGKYKTITEALRDVPKKSNKTFVIYIKEGVYEEQVMVDKKTTYVMMIGDGPTKTKITARENFADGTSTFKTATVSVIGTNFIGKDLWFENSAGAIKHQAVALRVQSDMSIFYNCRMDGYQDTLYTHAHRQFYRDCTITGTIDFIFGNAAVVLQNCKIFVRKPLENQKCIVTAQGRTQKKEPTAIILQNCVISSDPEYFPVRHINKAYLGRPWKAYSRTIIMESQIDDLIQPEGWLPWMGNFALNTLFYSEFNNRGPGASTKDRVKWKGIKQITAKHALDFTPALFIRGNPWIKPTGVPYSSGMMKA